The Helicobacter cetorum MIT 00-7128 region TATGTGGGTGTAGCAAGCTTGCAAGATTTAAAAGATGATGAAGAAAATCAATACAGCCAAATTGTAGGCAAAATTGGCATTGAAAAAGAATATAACAAACATTTAAGGGGCAAGGTTGGCTACAAGATTATGCGTGTGAATGCGCTTAATCAAGAATTAGCCACTTTAGAAGTTGTGCCTCCTAGCACAGATAATCATTTGCAATTAAGCATAGACAAACGCTTGCAAGAAGAGGCAAATGAGCTTTTTAAAGATAAGCAAGGCGCACTTTTAGTAATGAATGTCAAAAATGGCGAATTATTAGTGGCTGGAAGTTATCCTGAATATAATTTGAATGATTTTATTGGAGGCATTAGCCAAGAAAAATGGCAAAAACTCCAAAACGATGTTCATAACCCCCTTTTAAATCGCTTTAGCAACGCACTCTATCCGCCAGGCTCGGTAGTAAAAATGGGTGTGGGGCTAAGCTTTTTAGAGAATTTAAATATCACTGAAGATACCACTATTTCTACACCTCCTTTTATTGAGGTAGGCAAGCGTAAATTTAGGGATTGGAAAAATACAGGGCATGGAAACTCTAATCTTTATAAAGCCATTAGAGAATCTGTAGATGTGTATTTTTATAAATTTGGGCTTGAAATTTCTATAGAAAAACTCTCCAAAACTTTAAGAGAAGTAGGTTTTGGGGAAAAAACAGGCATAGACTTACCCAATGAATTTGTAGGGATTGTGCCAGATAATTTATGGAAACTTAAGCAATTCAACCAAGATTGGAAAGTAGGCGATACGCTCATTACTGCTATAGGTCAAGGCTCGTTTTTAGCTACACCTTTGCAAGTGCTTGCTTATACCGGTTTGATTGCTACAGGCAAGCTTGCCACCCCACATTTTGCTATGAATGCCACACACACGCTTAAAGACCCTCTTAGTGATTTTCAAAAAAAGAAACTAGGGGCTTTACGCATGGGCATGTATGAGGTATGCAACCATAAAAATGGCACCGCTTATTATTCTACAAGAGGTTCTAAGGTAACTTTAGCTTGCAAAACCGGCACCGCTCAAGTTGTAGAAATCCCTCAAAGCATGATGGTGCGCATTAAAGAAAAAGATATGGAATATTTTCATCGCTCCCATGCATGGATTACGGCATTCTTACCTTATGAAGACCCAACTTATGCGATTACTATCTTAGTAGAACATGGTCAAGGAGGCTCAAAACTTGGGGGGCTATTAGTCAAAATGAGTAATAAGCTCTATGAGCTTGGCTATATTCCTCAAAAGAGTTTAAAAACACCCTCTCTCTTACAAGAGGACTAAACCTCATTTAAATATTGATTTTGCTTAATAAGTTCTTTTTGTAAAAAAGCTTAGAGATTATCCCCCCATAATCACTTCTTTTTTGGATATATTTCTAATTGGCTCTGTTATAAATCAATATTAATACTTAACAATCTTTTTAATAAATTAATTTCTTTGATGATAAAAACTCTTTTTTTAAGGGAGGGTTTTTAAGCCTTATTTTGTTTGATTCAAGGCTCTTTATGTGTTAATACACACAATTAAGTGCTTTAAGATTAAAGGCTAAATTCGTATCCAATGTGCTTTTAAGACCTTGTTAGATTGCTCAAACACCTACAAGGTTTTCAAAGCTAAGAGTTTAACGCTAAAAAAAGCGTTAAACTCTTTTGTGTTTTATTATCAGCGCTTAAAAAATAAGTTAAGGCTTATACCTATCAAGTTAATATAAAAATCAAAAAGATTAAAATGCTGGAATAATCTCACCCTTGTAGGTATCCATAATAAAACGCTTGGTCTTATCGCTCTGTAAGGCTTGGATAAGCTTTCTAATCCCCTCATTTTCAGCATTATCTTCACGAGTAGCTAAGATATTGACATAAGGCGAATCCTTGCTTTCTGAAAATAAAGGGTTCTTAAGCTTACCCTGTAAAGCATAATTTCCGGGCACTATAGCGCCATCTACATCGTCTAAAATCTTAGGCAACATCGCAGACTCTAAGGGCTTGATTTTGATGTTATAAGGATTTTTTACAATATCAAACTCATTGGCATATAAATTGCTAGGGTCTTTAAGTGTAATGATTTGTTGCTTATGCAATAAAAGTAATGCTCTGCCTTGATTGCTTGGGTCATTTGGCACAGCAATCACAGAGCCTTTTTTCAAATCTTTAATATTAGTGATTTTTCTGGAATAAAATCTCAAAGGCTCTAAATGAATGCTTGCTACATCAATTAAATGCGCATGCCTATCCAAATTGAATCGGTCTAAATAAGGGCGGTGTTGGAAAAAATTCGCATCTAATGAGCCATCCATTAAGGCTAAATTAGGCGCAACATAATCAGTAAAAGGCACAATCACTAAAGCAATGCCTTGCTCTTTTAAATCTTGCACGACTGATTGCAAAATTTGAGCATGTGGAATAGGTGTAG contains the following coding sequences:
- a CDS encoding MetQ/NlpA family ABC transporter substrate-binding protein is translated as MNIFKRVFCMVMVILGCLNTLEAHKHKQKKEKYEITQEIKVGATPIPHAQILQSVVQDLKEQGIALVIVPFTDYVAPNLALMDGSLDANFFQHRPYLDRFNLDRHAHLIDVASIHLEPLRFYSRKITNIKDLKKGSVIAVPNDPSNQGRALLLLHKQQIITLKDPSNLYANEFDIVKNPYNIKIKPLESAMLPKILDDVDGAIVPGNYALQGKLKNPLFSESKDSPYVNILATREDNAENEGIRKLIQALQSDKTKRFIMDTYKGEIIPAF
- the mrdA gene encoding penicillin-binding protein 2, with product MKNLRYNLLLFLFVGVWTILALNLFVLSVKNQEYYEKLAERNMTKKEFLVPKRGNITDRNNKYLAVNELVFGIFLPSMLKKKELLEKINIIQHYFPHFTKEALLSNYQKENSLYNHNLIKVIGFIPYQTMQPLYTKLIQHDGIFVHPLNKRHYPNNALASHILGYVGVASLQDLKDDEENQYSQIVGKIGIEKEYNKHLRGKVGYKIMRVNALNQELATLEVVPPSTDNHLQLSIDKRLQEEANELFKDKQGALLVMNVKNGELLVAGSYPEYNLNDFIGGISQEKWQKLQNDVHNPLLNRFSNALYPPGSVVKMGVGLSFLENLNITEDTTISTPPFIEVGKRKFRDWKNTGHGNSNLYKAIRESVDVYFYKFGLEISIEKLSKTLREVGFGEKTGIDLPNEFVGIVPDNLWKLKQFNQDWKVGDTLITAIGQGSFLATPLQVLAYTGLIATGKLATPHFAMNATHTLKDPLSDFQKKKLGALRMGMYEVCNHKNGTAYYSTRGSKVTLACKTGTAQVVEIPQSMMVRIKEKDMEYFHRSHAWITAFLPYEDPTYAITILVEHGQGGSKLGGLLVKMSNKLYELGYIPQKSLKTPSLLQED